A section of the Saccharomyces paradoxus strain CBS432 chromosome XII sequence genome encodes:
- the RSO55 gene encoding Rso55p (similar to YLR281C): protein MMRGSSKRSISSTVALLIKKNKLPPRPKFTPEMETQCTEKFLHGGRGPGGQKINKCNSKVQLRHEPTGIVVECQETRSREQNRKLARLKLARELAESCDAIPSREDALLQWHRQQKRSQRRRSIAKYEQREEAARVQKEEREIQDREMLRELFRR from the coding sequence ATGATGAGAGGATCGAGTAAGAGGTCAATCAGCAGTACTGTGGCACTGCtgataaaaaagaacaaactTCCACCGCGGCCAAAGTTCACACCGGAGATGGAAACACAATGCACAGAAAAGTTCCTTCATGGTGGTAGAGGTCCTGGTGGTCAAAAGATTAACAAGTGCAATTCCAAGGTACAGCTACGGCATGAACCAACGGGGATTGTTGTCGAATGCCAAGAAACACGGTCACGTGAGCAAAATCGCAAACTTGCCCGGCTCAAACTCGCGCGTGAACTTGCGGAGTCGTGCGACGCGATACCATCCAGGGAGGACGCGCTTCTACAGTGGCACCGTCAGCAGAAACGCTCGCAGCGTCGGCGTAGCATCGCGAAGTACGAGCAGCGTGAAGAGGCTGCTCGAGTCCAAAAAGAGGAACGCGAGATTCAAGACAGAGAAATGCTGCGCGAGTTGTTCCGCCGGTAA
- the NNT1 gene encoding S-adenosylmethionine-dependent methyltransferase (S-adenosylmethionine-dependent methyltransferase~similar to YLR285W), which yields MSDMESLGEAAGLFEEPEDFLPPPPKPHFAEYKRSHITKESKSDVKDIKLRLVGTSPLWGHLLWNAGIYTANHLDSHPELIKGRTVLELGAAAALPSVICALNGAQMVVSTDYPDPDLMENIDYNIKSNVPEVFNNVSTEGYIWGNDYSSLLAHIKKIDSNNGKFDLIILSDLVFNHTEHHKLLQTTKDLLADKGKALVVFSPHRPKLLEKDLEFFQLAKDEFHLVPQLIEMVNWKPMFDEDEETIEIRSRVYAYYLTHED from the coding sequence ATGTCAGACATGGAATCACTGGGAGAGGCAGCAGGTTTGTTTGAGGAGCCAGAAGactttcttcctcctccACCAAAACCTCATTTTGCGGAATATAAAAGGTCACATATCACTAAAGAGTCCAAATCAGATGTTAAAGACATCAAACTTCGCCTTGTTGGGACGTCTCCACTTTGGGGCCATCTCTTGTGGAATGCAGGGATATATACGGCAAATCATTTGGATTCTCACCCAGAATTAATAAAGGGGAGAACTGTTTTGGAATTGGGTGCCGCAGCGGCTTTACCCTCCGTCATTTGCGCTTTAAATGGGGCTCAAATGGTAGTTTCAACTGATTATCCTGATCCTGATTTAATGGAAAATATAGATTACAATATAAAGTCTAACGTTCCTGAAGTGTTTAATAACGTCAGTACAGAGGGATATATTTGGGGGAATGATTATTCTTCATTGTTGGCtcatatcaaaaaaatagatagCAACAATGGAAAGTTCGACTTAATCATTTTAAGTGATTTAGTCTTCAACCATACGGAGCATCATAAATTACTTCAAACGACAAAGGATTTATTAGCTGACAAAGGTAAGGCGTTGGTAGTATTTTCTCCACATAGACCAAAATTGTTGGAGAAGGATTTGGAATTCTTCCAATTAGCTAAGGACGAGTTCCATTTGGTTCCTCAACTAATCGAAATGGTCAATTGGAAACCGATGtttgacgaagatgaagaaacaATCGAAATCAGATCTCGTGTTTATGCATACTATTTAACACATGAAGATTAA
- a CDS encoding uncharacterized protein (Zinc-cluster protein~similar to YLR278C) translates to MGRPRKNVSQEKIQQLKRELELAGNRTDVLLQDKKGRSRSCLLCRRRKQRCDHKLPSCTACLKAGIKCVQPSKYSSSTSNNNTTSNTPTAGTVTPSPYPTIKRELQDSSIGAGAATSLNDITIIKPISASNNNVDTGDANEFRKTIKPVRTSNPNQMRQDKDQYTIFLEKKLKSLETLLDLPPECNQYKYELSQYKKVSHLFGNNASDYSRPNSSNMVILPLPSPANKSLENTNNNGGNVNSATNDTSASTNNINNNHAICQSASLLNDPLETLDFTKCIFAKYNLKKEFLMYDPIFELNEKLSRSFLDTFFTRLQFKYPILDEQEIYTFYDHYLHNKILIPPSSPSSSSTAPPSNSHSYSEIEFHFLSGRMWLVFSISAYLLMTTGKYKGFPPHRYFSTAIRHITKCGLHLNYVQQIELLTLLVLYIIRTDRDSLILYDIIKDVMGISKKKLHLNQWYPNDPFANKKLRLFWCVYLLERMICVAVGKPYTIKESEINLPLFNNDSFYTKGVRTAAPSTNDHGVQFINQSLKLRRIESQFVETLQLLKNDSRSVKQSIDQLPLVRKFFEDLEVWRKSYSTLDVKNFENETLKLYYYRSVRLLIQPYLEFFAPEDRLFRECQAAAGQICQLYKIFHQKTLNGHSTPAVHTVFVAGVTLIYCMWLARNFDDQRRKKLGDASKHTRPLISASLFSTMDDLRACSVCLYVMTERSNFARTFRDTFDQLMNATVGNLIERCGPDSSELIFMASSVNRSSEPKNINDKANKAISSADTLNDSSPAAAANRSNSGDRNISHNGGMPPAVARIFGKGQAEEHAGFVENSQVDLAEQEKFKKKQGVLEKTSVPKSLAHLLTKMDDKSHISNSSMSYTTSSSSSSSSSSSSSTLSFPSSHEKNLKINVSNDNNSMNKNSNSNHNNDHNNNNKSNSRNANNNSCDNRNDSQYVRNNNVAMETDPERSIQDQYIVKKPTNQTEFDWQVFQQQAFLQQQLAQHNLQAYLSSLNTDTMTNRSPSKSSSISTASSHSDPIPITLTQTPTPYPQTSNMLSQQHASQPLPPQQPQLQREQQQQHITSPQRYSENNFTNQLNSSIINNNPLQSAIFSNPSNENKQLRHVEEPNFNTSPIRTDYSDNIISSIPASFTSNSIPVSVKQARNGSSSGDILFSNGAHDMINNISTWTNNSVLDALNSKSILQTVFSQSQDPSSLSMDNQQQQQQQQPSEMCSENSVATNNFQQAQNDPSYNRNLFMMSNQEGVRYNLDETEKNRPKTQVETNAGANLHFDNVIPTVANTGIRKKRSNWDNMMKSGPVEDFWTINDDYGFLT, encoded by the coding sequence ATGGGCCGTCCAAGGAAGAATGTTAGCCAGGAGAAAATACAACAGTTGAAAAGGGAACTGGAGCTGGCCGGTAATAGAACAGACGTCTTGTTGCAAGACAAAAAGGGCCGCTCTAGATCTTGCCTTCTttgtagaagaagaaagcaACGGTGTGACCATAAATTACCCAGTTGTACCGCCTGTTTGAAAGCAGGAATCAAGTGCGTGCAGCCATCTAAGTATTCTTCCTCCACTTCGAATAATAACACCACTAGCAATACCCCTACAGCTGGCACTGTAACTCCTTCACCTTATCCTACAATAAAACGTGAGCTGCAAGATAGCAGTATTGGCGCTGGCGCTGCCACTTCTCTGAATGATATTACTATAATAAAACCTATTTCCGCTAGTAACAATAATGTTGATACTGGCGATGCGAATGAGTTCAGGAAAACGATAAAGCCCGTTAGAACTTCCAATCCAAATCAAATGAGGCAAGATAAAGATCAGTATACGATTttcttggagaaaaaactaaaaagcTTGGAAACTTTGCTGGATTTACCACCGGAATGCAATCAGTACAAGTACGAATTATCACAGTACAAGAAGGTTTCTCATTTGTTTGGTAATAACGCTTCCGACTACTCTAGACCGAACAGTAGCAATATGGTCATTCTGCCGCTGCCATCTCCTGCGAACAAATCACTGGAGAAcacaaataataatggcGGCAATGTGAATTCGGCCACAAACGATACATCAGCCAGCACAAACAACATAAACAACAATCATGCTATCTGCCAATCGGCAAGCCTTTTGAATGACCCTCTAGAGACGTTGGATTTTACCAAATGTATTTTTGCTAAAtacaatttgaaaaaggagTTTTTGATGTATGACCCCATTTTTGAactgaatgaaaaattgtcaCGTTCCTTCTTGGACACCTTTTTCACAAGACTACAGTTCAAGTATCCTATCTTAGACGAACAAGAGATCTATACATTTTATGACCATTACCTCCACAATAAGATTCTTATTCCACCATCTTCTCCCTCCTCATCTTCCACAGCACCACCGTCGAATTCCCATTCGTACTCTGAAATAGAATTCCATTTCCTATCCGGCAGGATGTGGCTTGTTTTCAGCATCAGCGCCTACTTGTTGATGACTACAGGCAAATATAAGGGTTTCCCACCTCACCGATATTTCTCCACTGCTATCCGCCACATCACTAAGTGTGGCTTACATTTGAATTATGTTCAGCAAATAGAGCTGTTGACGTTGCTGGTCCTTTACATCATTAGGACCGATAGGGATTCTCTGATACTATATGACATCATTAAGGATGTCATGGGTATATCTAAGAAGAAACTTCACCTAAATCAATGGTATCCCAATGACCCATTTGCAAATAAGAAACTGCGACTATTTTGGTGTGTGTACCTTTTAGAAAGGATGATTTGTGTTGCTGTGGGAAAACCGTACACAATCAAAGAGTCAGAGATAAATTTACCTCTTTTCAATAACGACTCCTTTTATACAAAAGGTGTGCGTACAGCGGCACCATCAACCAATGACCACGGTGTGCAATTCATAAATCAATCTTTAAAACTGCGAAGAATCGAATCTCAATTTGTAGAAACTTTGCAGCTACTGAAAAATGATTCCAGATCGGTAAAGCAATCCATTGATCAATTACCGCTAGTgcgaaaattttttgaagatttggAAGTCTGGAGAAAGAGCTATTCCACTCTTGatgtgaaaaattttgagaacGAAACTCTAAAACTTTATTACTATAGATCAGTGCGATTGCTGATCCAGCCGTATTTGGAATTTTTCGCCCCGGAGGATAGGCTATTTAGAGAATGTCAAGCTGCTGCGGGCCAAATTTGTCAACTATACAAGATATTCCACCAAAAAACGCTTAATGGTCATTCTACACCAGCAGTGCATACGGTTTTCGTAGCTGGCGTAACTTTGATTTACTGTATGTGGTTGGCGAGGAATTTTGATGATCAAAGGAGGAAAAAACTGGGCGATGCTTCGAAGCATACTAGACCTCTAATCAGTGCAAGTCTCTTTTCGACAATGGACGATTTGAGAGCTTGCTCCGTTTGCTTGTATGTTATGACAGAAAGATCTAATTTTGCAAGAACCTTTAGAGACACCTTCGACCAACTAATGAATGCTACGGTAGGTAATTTGATTGAAAGATGCGGTCCAGATTCTTCTGAATTAATTTTTATGGCTAGTAGTGTTAACAGGTCCAGTGAACCAAAGAACATTAATGATAAGGCTAATAAAGCTATTTCCTCTGCTGACACCCTTAATGATTCTAGCCCCGCAGCTGCAGCTAATCGATCCAACTCGGGCGATAGAAATATCTCTCATAATGGCGGTATGCCACCTGCTGTGGCTAGAATATTTGGTAAAGGACAAGCTGAAGAGCATGCCGGTTTTGTGGAAAATTCACAAGTGGATTTGgctgaacaagaaaaattcaagaagaagcaagGAGTCTTAGAAAAAACCTCTGTACCCAAAAGTTTAGCTCATTTATTGACCAAAATGGATGACAAGTCGCATATttccaattcttcaatGTCTTATACAACATCgtcctcatcatcatcatcttcgtcatcatcatcatcaacaTTATCGTTTCCTTCTTCccatgaaaaaaacttgaaaatcAATGTAAGCAATGATAACAATAGTATGAACaaaaacagcaacagcaaccaCAATAACGATcacaataataataataaaagtaaTAGTAGAAATGCTAATAACAACAGCTGTGATAATAGAAATGACAGCCAGTATGTTCGTAATAACAATGTAGCGATGGAAACTGATCCCGAAAGATCTATTCAAGATCAATACATTGTCAAGAAACCAACTAATCAAACGGAGTTTGATTGGCAAGTATTTCAACAGCAGGCTTTCTTACAACAGCAATTAGCTCAGCACAATCTACAAGCGTACCTGTCGTCCCTAAATACTGATACCATGACCAATAGAAGCCCCTCGAAATCTTCTAGTATATCTACTGCATCTTCGCATTCAGATCCGATCCCAATAACGTTGACGCAAACCCCAACTCCATACCCTCAAACTTCCAATATGCTATCACAACAGCATGCGTCACAACCACTGCCGCCACAACAACCGCAACTACAAAGAgagcagcaacagcaacatATTACTTCACCACAAAGATACTCCGAAAATAATTTCACGAATCAATTAAACAGTAGTATAATCAACAATAATCCTTTACAATCTGCAATATTCTCTAACCcttcaaatgaaaataagcAATTAAGACACGTTGAAGAGCCGAATTTCAATACATCACCCATAAGAACAGATTACAGCGATAATATCATTTCCTCGATACCAGCTTCATTTACCAGTAATTCAATTCCCGTCAGCGTCAAACAAGCTCGAAATGGTTCTTCTTCGGGTGATATACTTTTCAGCAATGGTGCTCACGACATGATCAACAATATTTCGACTTGGACCAATAACTCCGTTCTAGATGCTCTAAATAGCAAGTCCATCCTGCAAACAGTATTCTCCCAGAGCCAAGACCCATCATCTCTGTCCATGGACaatcaacaacaacaacaacaacaacaaccgTCTGAGATGTGTTCCGAAAACAGTGTAGCTACAAATAATTTTCAACAGGCGCAGAATGACCCTTCATATAACAGAAATTTGTTCATGATGTCCAACCAGGAAGGTGTGCGATACAATCTTGAcgaaacagaaaagaatagaCCCAAAACACAAGTGGAAACAAACGCTGGCGCAAACTTGCATTTTGACAATGTTATTCCTACAGTAGCTAATACAGGCATCAGGAAAAAGCGCTCCAACTGGGATAATATGATGAAATCTGGTCCAGTAGAGGACTTTTGGACGATCAATGATGATTACGGTTTCTTAACATGA
- the CTS1 gene encoding chitinase (Endochitinase~similar to YLR286C), which translates to MSLLYAILLFTQFFLLPTDAFDSSANTNIAVYWGQNSAGTQESLATYCQSSNADIFLLSFLNQFPTLGLNFANACSDTFSDGLLHCTQIAEDIETCQSLGKKVLLSLGGASGSYLFSDDSQAETFAQTLWDTFGEGTGASERPFDSAVVDGFDFDIENNNEVGYSALAAKLRTLFAEGTKQYYLSAAPQCPYPDASVGDLLENADIDFAFIQFYNNYCSVSGQFNWDTWLTYAQTVSPNKNIKLFLGLPGSASAAGSGYISDTSLLESTIADITSSSSFGGIALWDASQAFSNQLNGEPYVEILKNLLTSANQATTTSVATSKTSATLTSSTFTSQKKTTQSTKTTQSKSKVTLSPTTGSADKTSTTQTEKASSSSTKAKSSPATTTTKSTSNPVAITSMKTTLSPQITSATSVTPQTTIISTVSPAAPQTSTTSTLSPTTKSPTTVSLQTTSTSTLSPTTASTSSDSAARTLAKELNAQYAAGQLNGKSTCSEGEIACSSDGKFAICDHNAWVYMECASGTTCYAYDSGDSVYTQCNFSYLESNYF; encoded by the coding sequence ATGTCACTCCTTTACGCCATCCTTCTATTTACACAATTCTTCCTATTACCAACCGATGCCTTTGATAGTTCTGCTAACACAAATATTGCTGTTTACTGGGGTCAAAACTCAGCGGGAACGCAAGAATCCTTAGCTACTTACTGTCAATCTTCTAATGCTGATATTTTCCTATTATCTTTCTTGAACCAATTTCCAACCCTAGGTTTGAACTTTGCCAATGCATGCTCCGACACTTTTTCCGATGGTTTACTTCACTGTACCCAAATTGCCGAAGATATTGAGACTTGCCAATCTCTAGGTAAGAAAGTTCTATTATCATTAGGTGGTGCGTCTGGTAGCTACCTATTTTCAGATGATTCTCAAGCGGAAACTTTTGCGCAAACTTTATGGGATACTTTTGGTGAAGGTACCGGTGCTAGTGAAAGGCCATTTGACTCAGCAGTTGTCGAtggttttgattttgatattgaaaacaacaaCGAGGTAGGCTATAGTGCTTTGGCCGCCAAATTAAGAACTTTGTTTGCCGAAGGTACCAAGCAATATTATCTTTCTGCCGCTCCACAATGCCCATACCCAGATGCTTCTGTTGGTGACTTGTTAGAAAATGCAGACATCGACTTTGCatttattcaattttacAACAACTACTGCAGTGTTAGCGGTCAATTCAATTGGGACACTTGGTTAACCTATGCTCAAACCGTATCgccaaataaaaatatcaaactGTTCTTAGGTTTACCTGGTTCTGCTTCTGCTGCTGGCTCAGGTTATATTTCTGACACTTCCTTATTGGAATCTACTATTGCAGATATTACCTCTTCAAGCTCTTTTGGTGGTATTGCGTTATGGGATGCATCTCAAGCCTTTTCCAATCAGCTAAATGGCGAACCATACgttgaaattttaaaaaatttactaACAAGTGCCAATCAGGCCACCACTACTTCAGTTGCTACTTCAAAAACCTCAGCCACTTTGACTTCATCTACTTTTACTTCTCAGAAAAAGACCACTCAATCTACGAAAACTACACAAAGTAAGAGCAAAGTCACTTTATCTCCAACTACAGGCAGCGCTGACAAAACATCAACTACTCAAACTGAAAAGGCATCGTCGAGTAGTACCAAGGCAAAATCTAGTCCGGCCACCACCACAACAAAAAGTACTTCAAATCCCGTTGCTATCACAAGTATGAAAACTACTTTATCTCCCCAAATAACCAGTGCTACCTCAGTGACACCTCAAACAACCATCATCAGCACAGTTTCTCCAGCCGCTCCTCAAACGTCTACCACCAGTACACTTTCCCCAACAACGAAAAGTCCTACAACTGTTTCCCTACAAACGACTAGTACTAGTACACTTTCCCCAACAACGGCTAGTACAAGCTCGGACAGTGCAGCTCGTACATTGGCTAAGGAATTGAATGCTCAATATGCAGCCGGTCAATTGAACGGTAAATCTACCTGCAGTGAAGGTGAAATTGCATGTTCTTCTGATGGGAAGTTTGCTATTTGTGATCATAACGCTTGGGTTTATATGGAATGTGCTTCAGGAACTACATGTTATGCTTATGATTCTGGTGACTCGGTCTATACCCAATGTAATTTCTCTTATTTGGAAAGCAATTACTTCTAA
- the PUT7 gene encoding Put7p (similar to YLR283W), whose translation MLRFMHALPLRCFKTRIRQRGLLSCLRCFNSYSRPLLQKSMSLKNIQLSDLSSSPLSKNKEKQEKQEKGNEGKHPIGLLDRFSENFITQGNGLKPTTAQNQLDTIKFYQMLRERGNFSDEQCKIIIALLLQLLNDEFYSCYNDLFLRDMELNKQSHLFSSLETELKFAIQNSRDTQLNEHHLQLLKLKRELNSIHDELNEIIIDSLQKDAKLEFNNQKLENTLLYRQINLKLNGCSNKIQTKILGDIRSHIENLRWQTTRSGLLIILVLVCSIMIGVSASKKERSVLQEYGENEILPQEQDIDAVPSQDQLEIE comes from the coding sequence ATGCTACGGTTTATGCATGCATTACCGCTCCGATGCTTTAAAACTAGAATACGGCAACGAGGCTTGTTGTCGTGTTTGCGGTGCTTTAATTCGTATTCAAGACCACTTTTGCAGAAATCAatgtcattgaaaaatatccaGTTGTCAGATCTATCCTCGTCGCCATTATCCAAGAACAAGGAGAAACAGGAGAAGCAAGAGAAGGGAAATGAAGGGAAACACCCGATTGGCCTGTTAGACAGATTTTCAGAGAACTTTATTACTCAGGGCAATGGGTTGAAACCCACTACCGCACAAAATCAGTTGGACACCATAAAGTTTTATCAAATGCTTCGTGAGAGAGGCAACTTTTCGGATGAACAATGTAAAATCATCATCGCTTTGTTGTTGCAACTACTAAATGATGAGTTCTATTCCTGCTACAATGACCTGTTCCTAAGGGACATGGAGCTGAATAAACAATCACATTTGTTCAGTTCGCTTGAGACAGAATTGAAATTTGCTATTCAAAACTCTAGGGACACGCAACTGAATGAGCATCACTTGCAATTATTAAAACTCAAGAGAGAGCTTAACTCCATCCATGACGAATTGAACGAAATCATAATTGATTCTTTGCAAAAAGACGCTAAATTAGAATTTAACAAccaaaaattggaaaatacCCTCTTGTATAGACAAATTAACCTGAAATTGAACGGCTGCTCTAATAAAATTCAAACCAAGATATTAGGTGATATTAGGTCACATATCGAAAATTTAAGATGGCAAACAACAAGAAGCGGTCTTTTGATAATATTGGTCCTTGTTTGTTCAATTATGATCGGCGTGAGTGCATCTAAGAAGGAACGTTCAGTCTTACAAGAGTATGGAGAGAATGAAATTTTACCACAAGAACAAGATATTGACGCTGTCCCCTCTCAAGACCAACTTGAAATAGAATAA
- a CDS encoding uncharacterized protein (similar to YLR287C), which translates to MSTGSNDVKDDVKLLQLLNSIEEQFLTPYKKPEDLRNISSTTKLKDSTPIKELDKLASVLKAHCTKIGIVCKPGTFDSNHKVVFTEIQNFSRPLFYLLSLFPLFYSDKNCPKYFADQLDESALQLLDGLRDFIAELQERLKNDENASLDKERLTSVGKVFNACDSLSTCSRAGPHGILATILKDNMAIMDDTLNEIKEWLEEPDFSTNSDDVFLNFEDSESETEAEKEEFDQEKVYESIKSFFDGFTRKIKLIRLLVSTFRKTLVSKDFIPKKNQADTLDSLHISLKEIQLLLDEVVSTVQFEPKNFSTEEVKEEQAALAVVIKKVLALMNKLYEGDTKRKKWVEIWEIKFNELP; encoded by the coding sequence ATGTCCACCGGAAGCAATGATGTGAAGGATGACGTAAAGTTACTGCAACTTCTGAATTCCATAGAGGAACAGTTTTTAACGCCATACAAAAAGCCAGAGGACTTGCGCAATATTTCCTCCACCACCAAACTAAAAGATTCTACCCCAATCAAGGAGTTAGACAAATTGGCTTCCGTATTGAAGGCCCACTGCACAAAAATCGGCATCGTCTGCAAGCCAGGTACTTTTGATAGCAATCATAAAGTCGTCTTTACcgaaattcaaaacttcAGTAGGCCATTATTCTACTTACTAAGTCtatttcctttgttttACAGCGACAAGAACTGCCCTAAATACTTTGCAGATCAACTGGATGAAAGTGCACTGCAATTGCTCGATGGCTTGAGAGATTTCATTGCCGAATTACAGGaaagattgaaaaatgatgaaaatgcaTCCCTGGACAAAGAGAGGTTGACTTCAGTTGGTAAAGTGTTCAATGCGTGTGATTCACTCTCTACCTGTTCCAGGGCTGGACCTCATGGAATCCTAGCCACCATTTTAAAGGATAACATGGCCATAATGGATGATACACTGAATGAAATAAAGGAATGGCTTGAGGAACCTGATTTCTCAACAAACTCGGACGATgtattcttgaattttgaagattcAGAATCTGAAACTGAAGcagagaaagaagaatttgatCAGGAAAAGGTATATGAAAGCATAAAGTCGTTTTTCGATGGATTTAcgagaaaaataaaactaatTAGATTGCTCGTATCAACTTTTAGAAAAACTCTGGTatcaaaagattttattcCTAAGAAGAACCAAGCAGACACTTTAGATAGTCTACACATATCTCTGAAAGAGATACAGTTACTTTTGGATGAAGTGGTATCCACTGTGCAGTTTGAGCCAAAGAACTTCAGCACTGAGGAGGTAAAGGAAGAACAAGCTGCATTGGCCGTAGTCATCAAGAAGGTTCTTGCCCTAATGAATAAACTTTATGAAGGTgataccaaaagaaaaaagtggGTCGAAATATGGGAGATAAAATTTAACGAATTGCCTTAG
- the ECI1 gene encoding dodecenoyl-CoA isomerase (Peroxisomal delta3,delta2-enoyl-CoA isomerase~similar to YLR284C) — MSKEIRQNEKISYRVEGPFFIIHLANPDNLNALEGEDYIYLGELLELADRNSDVYFTVLQSSGRFFSSGADFKGIAKAQGDDSIKYASETSKWVSNFVARNVYVTDAFIKHSKILICCLNGPAIGLSAALVALCDIVYSMNDKVYLLYPFANLGLITEGGTTISLPLKFGINTTYERLMFNKPFKYDIMCEKGFVSKNFNMPSSNTEAFNAEVVKELSEKVKGLYLPSCLGMKKLLKSNHIDAFNKTNSVEVNESLKYWVDGEPLRRFSQLGSKQRKHRL; from the coding sequence atgtcGAAAGAAATTAgacaaaatgaaaaaattagtTATCGCGTTGAAGGGcccttcttcattattcatTTGGCGAATCCTGACAATTTGAATGCATTAGAAGGTGAAGATTATATCTATTTAGGAGAATTACTGGAACTAGCGGACAGGAATTCTGATGTTTATTTTACAGTTCTACAAAGTAGtggaagatttttttcaagtggTGCTGATTTTAAGGGCATTGCCAAAGCTCAAGGGGACGATAGCATAAAATACGCTTCGGAAACGAGCAAGTGGGTGTCAAATTTTGTCGCTAGAAATGTTTATGTCACTGATGCTTTCATTAAGCATTCCAAGATCTTAATATGTTGCTTGAACGGGCCAGCGATAGGGTTGAGTGCGGCACTGGTAGCGTTATGTGACATTGTGTACAGTATGAATGACAAGGTCTATTTGCTGTATCCTTTTGCTAACCTAGGACTGATCACCGAAGGTGGCACAACGATCTCGTTGCCGTTGAAATTTGGTATAAATACGACGTATGAACGCCTAATGTTCAACAAACCATTCAAGTACGATATAATGTGCGAGAAGGGATTTGTAAGCAAAAATTTTAACATGCCGTCATCGAATACTGAAGCGTTCAATGCGGAGGTGGTGAAAGAATTGAGTGAGAAAGTGAAAGGGCTGTACCTGCCCAGTTGCTTGgggatgaaaaaattactaAAATCGAATCACATTGATGCATTCAATAAAACTAACTCTGTGGAAGTAAACGAATCACTCAAGTATTGGGTGGATGGAGAACCCTTGAGAAGATTTAGCCAGTTGGGCTCgaagcaaagaaaacatcGGTTATGA